Proteins co-encoded in one Aerococcaceae bacterium DSM 111021 genomic window:
- the nth gene encoding endonuclease III: MTLNSEEVLDIIHRMDRLIPDAKSELDYKDPFHMLIAVMLSAQSTDKQVNKIAPALFEAYPDAETMSQASAQEIESYIKTLGLYRNKAKYMVSAAADIVNNFQGEIPNNRKDLVSLSGVGRKTANVVLSVIFDTPAIAVDTHVERVCKRLNIVPKDATPLQVEKILMEKLPEEYWSHAHQLLVLFGRYYCTARSKKCIEYLEEV; encoded by the coding sequence ATGACTTTAAATTCAGAAGAAGTACTAGATATTATACACCGTATGGATCGCTTAATCCCTGATGCAAAATCTGAACTAGATTATAAAGATCCATTCCATATGTTAATTGCCGTTATGTTAAGCGCTCAGTCAACAGATAAGCAAGTAAATAAGATAGCACCAGCATTATTTGAAGCTTATCCAGATGCTGAGACAATGAGTCAAGCTTCTGCTCAAGAGATTGAATCTTATATTAAGACTTTAGGATTATACCGAAACAAGGCTAAATATATGGTTAGTGCAGCAGCTGATATTGTTAATAATTTCCAAGGTGAGATACCTAATAATCGTAAAGATTTGGTATCACTTTCGGGAGTAGGTCGTAAAACGGCAAATGTAGTCTTATCAGTTATTTTCGATACACCAGCAATAGCTGTGGACACACATGTCGAACGAGTGTGCAAAAGATTAAATATAGTGCCTAAGGACGCCACACCACTTCAAGTAGAGAAAATTTTGATGGAAAAATTACCTGAAGAATACTGGAGTCACGCACATCAGTTACTTGTTTTATTCGGAAGATATTATTGTACTGCTAGAAGTAAAAAGTGTATTGAATATTTAGAGGAAGTATAA
- a CDS encoding DnaD domain protein: MRSTAYDWIKDGFTSVPNILLDQFHQLELSGDEMVLLLYIFSQINRGKSSEDMTRTSSDLGWSSHKVSDNLSQLMNKDYLQIELVPNKEGKQADHYTLRPLFDKLDEINFQQSAQSTQSIPNTKKLPSNEGLNIVTSFEQEFGRQLTQIELETLNDWVNISKYDEKLVQLALRQAVLNQALSLKYIDRILLNWEKKNIRTVNEAQREIERFESRNNQNNSQMINDSQYEHIEIPLNYWDDN; encoded by the coding sequence ATGAGAAGTACTGCATATGACTGGATAAAAGATGGTTTTACATCAGTACCTAATATTTTATTAGATCAATTTCATCAACTTGAACTTTCAGGGGATGAAATGGTACTGCTATTGTATATTTTCTCACAAATCAATCGAGGAAAATCATCCGAAGACATGACTCGCACTTCAAGTGATCTAGGATGGAGTAGTCATAAAGTTAGCGACAATTTAAGTCAACTAATGAATAAAGATTATCTGCAAATAGAATTAGTGCCTAATAAAGAAGGTAAGCAAGCAGACCATTATACTTTACGCCCATTGTTCGATAAGTTAGATGAAATTAATTTCCAACAAAGTGCTCAAAGCACACAAAGTATTCCAAACACAAAAAAATTACCATCTAATGAGGGGCTAAATATTGTAACGTCTTTTGAGCAAGAATTCGGGCGACAATTAACTCAGATTGAATTAGAAACATTAAACGATTGGGTCAATATATCAAAGTATGATGAAAAACTTGTTCAACTGGCTTTAAGACAAGCTGTTTTAAATCAAGCTTTGAGTTTAAAGTATATTGATCGAATTTTACTTAATTGGGAAAAGAAAAATATACGTACAGTTAATGAAGCTCAAAGAGAAATTGAGAGATTTGAAAGCAGAAATAATCAAAACAATTCACAAATGATAAACGATTCACAATATGAACATATCGAAATACCACTTAACTACTGGGATGACAATTAA
- a CDS encoding YpiB family protein, with protein MERNERKRQFLKWLTSNYQHSNPSVNYLLQFLSTNAEFMNNIRFSEGAKYAPRGIYISFKPNTQLPFIYYKDQLSYTLSDQAFHDIRLNNKFSKLDFYVEVNIPHLYQELYRFDVFEDNPYVPENLQYLKQLEHDLYKISFETKLSLLKKDLNVALEKHDFDNASYILNQIEKLKGE; from the coding sequence ATGGAAAGAAATGAAAGGAAACGACAATTTTTAAAGTGGTTAACATCTAACTATCAGCATTCGAATCCATCTGTAAATTATTTATTGCAATTTTTATCAACGAATGCTGAATTTATGAATAATATTCGTTTTTCCGAAGGAGCTAAATATGCTCCAAGGGGAATTTATATTTCTTTTAAACCCAATACTCAGTTACCATTTATCTATTATAAAGATCAGCTAAGTTATACTTTGAGCGATCAAGCATTTCACGATATACGCTTAAATAATAAATTTTCTAAATTGGATTTTTACGTCGAAGTGAACATACCACATCTTTATCAAGAACTTTACCGTTTTGATGTGTTCGAGGATAATCCTTATGTACCTGAAAATTTACAATATTTAAAACAATTGGAACATGATTTATATAAAATTTCATTTGAAACAAAACTCTCGTTATTAAAAAAAGATTTGAATGTCGCTTTAGAAAAACACGATTTTGATAACGCGAGTTATATTCTAAACCAAATCGAAAAATTGAAAGGTGAGTAA
- a CDS encoding CCA tRNA nucleotidyltransferase, with the protein MFVSLKDSLFQEAIPVLDQIESHGYEAYFVGGCVRDTLLKKKINDIDIASSARPEEIEALFPITFDVGKEHGTIVVVVDGEPYEITTFRTEGDYTDFRRPDEVNFVRNLREDTLRRDFTINAMAISRQGELYDYHGGVKDLNEHLIRCVGNPLERFLEDALRMMRAIRFASQLGFKIEDQSFNAIKKLKANLQHISIERSRIEFSKFLLGKHFTNEAQLFVDSGLAEYLPGFTIESARYVMTKLSEDFSRINDSLRDERLLWARMLKHMDITNVGDIRKFLKEWTHSNSFINDVIQMIQLFDYVKNEQVTNWIVYSYDYPIVKMVETFFLQSQLIEKPIVEKLYNELPIKSKKDISVNGKDIIKILNLKKGGPEIGAWLDKIETLIIEKKLENKYSMIEAYINKSGNKD; encoded by the coding sequence ATGTTTGTATCACTGAAAGATTCATTATTTCAAGAAGCAATCCCAGTATTAGACCAAATTGAGTCTCATGGATATGAGGCTTATTTTGTTGGTGGTTGTGTAAGAGACACATTATTAAAGAAAAAGATTAATGATATAGATATTGCAAGTAGCGCTCGACCTGAAGAAATTGAAGCATTATTCCCAATAACATTTGATGTTGGTAAAGAACATGGCACTATAGTAGTAGTAGTAGACGGTGAGCCTTATGAAATAACAACATTCCGAACTGAGGGAGACTATACTGATTTCCGTCGTCCAGATGAAGTAAACTTTGTAAGAAATTTACGCGAAGATACTTTAAGACGTGATTTTACTATTAATGCAATGGCTATTAGTCGTCAGGGCGAACTGTATGACTACCACGGAGGAGTTAAAGACTTAAATGAACATCTTATACGTTGTGTAGGCAATCCGCTTGAACGCTTCTTAGAAGACGCATTAAGAATGATGAGAGCTATTCGTTTTGCTTCCCAACTGGGATTCAAAATAGAAGATCAATCTTTTAATGCTATAAAAAAACTAAAAGCAAATTTACAACATATTTCTATCGAAAGAAGTCGAATTGAATTCAGTAAGTTTCTACTAGGGAAACATTTTACTAATGAAGCACAACTATTTGTTGATAGTGGCTTAGCGGAATACTTGCCAGGGTTCACGATTGAAAGTGCACGTTACGTTATGACAAAATTAAGTGAAGATTTTAGTCGTATAAACGATTCACTTCGCGATGAACGGTTGTTATGGGCGAGAATGTTGAAGCATATGGATATTACTAATGTCGGAGATATCCGGAAATTTTTGAAGGAATGGACTCATAGTAATTCATTTATTAATGATGTTATTCAAATGATTCAATTGTTTGATTACGTTAAAAATGAGCAAGTCACGAATTGGATTGTCTATTCATATGATTATCCTATCGTAAAAATGGTTGAGACATTCTTTTTACAAAGTCAATTAATCGAAAAACCGATTGTTGAAAAATTGTACAATGAATTACCAATTAAAAGTAAAAAAGATATATCAGTAAATGGTAAAGACATTATTAAAATACTTAATCTAAAAAAAGGTGGACCAGAGATTGGCGCTTGGCTAGATAAAATTGAAACTTTAATTATTGAAAAGAAATTAGAAAATAAATATAGTATGATTGAAGCGTACATAAATAAAAGTGGCAATAAAGATTAG
- a CDS encoding PepSY domain-containing protein: MNRKVVSGLTAILLIILVALLFIFSQSTGAMVQAQEETVELVELDYNVEKVNDFYWVTINESYFTLDFTDDEGNQMYAIVTQDGGDIAYYTSQDLISHQDALSITLSENEPTKLLQPRLGMLDNHPVWEISFKAENNTLSYYYINASNGEWIQTIANI; the protein is encoded by the coding sequence TTGAACCGTAAAGTTGTATCAGGATTAACAGCTATTTTGTTAATTATACTTGTTGCATTATTATTTATATTTTCTCAAAGTACGGGGGCAATGGTACAAGCTCAAGAGGAAACTGTTGAATTAGTTGAGCTAGACTACAATGTCGAAAAAGTAAATGATTTTTATTGGGTAACTATTAATGAATCATACTTTACACTGGATTTTACAGACGATGAAGGTAATCAAATGTATGCAATTGTTACGCAAGACGGAGGAGATATTGCTTACTATACTTCTCAAGATTTAATATCTCATCAAGATGCCTTATCGATCACACTCAGTGAAAATGAACCAACTAAGTTATTACAACCCCGTTTAGGGATGTTAGATAACCATCCAGTTTGGGAGATTTCTTTTAAAGCTGAAAACAATACACTTTCGTATTATTATATTAATGCGTCAAATGGCGAATGGATACAAACCATCGCAAATATTTAA
- a CDS encoding ECF transporter S component yields the protein MKSSYSNNNARRLVILGIFIALIIIQSWVPFLGFITIGPIAMTIIPITVILSTLWLGTKDGAILGLVFGLNSLVRAWLIGNPVERMIFTSPLVSVLPRILMPILLGLIIKYILKHLSAPTKGAIAGFLGSLLNTVLVLGAIGIFKPTEYIGAIEGANVNQLWPILWGIVTANGVPEAILATIVTPIIYVAVNRSRRQ from the coding sequence ATGAAAAGTAGTTATTCTAATAATAACGCAAGAAGACTTGTTATTCTAGGTATATTTATTGCATTGATTATAATTCAAAGCTGGGTACCATTCCTTGGTTTTATTACAATTGGCCCTATCGCTATGACGATTATTCCAATTACTGTTATACTAAGTACTCTTTGGCTTGGCACAAAAGATGGTGCGATCTTAGGCTTAGTATTTGGCTTAAACTCTTTAGTAAGAGCCTGGTTAATTGGCAACCCTGTCGAGCGTATGATTTTTACATCACCTTTAGTGAGTGTATTACCTCGAATTTTAATGCCTATACTATTAGGTTTAATCATTAAGTATATTCTAAAACACTTATCCGCCCCCACTAAAGGAGCTATTGCTGGCTTTCTTGGTAGTTTATTAAATACAGTATTAGTTCTTGGTGCAATTGGTATTTTTAAACCAACTGAATACATTGGCGCTATCGAGGGTGCAAATGTAAATCAATTATGGCCCATCTTATGGGGTATTGTTACTGCAAATGGAGTGCCTGAAGCAATTCTTGCGACTATAGTTACTCCAATAATATATGTTGCTGTAAACCGATCAAGACGACAATAA
- a CDS encoding PBP1A family penicillin-binding protein: MATGSRVERKKYRRKKGEPKNSPKRKPKKIVKRIFILLIMLFFIAVIGGAGVFGYYAMNSPEITVTDLQGQVSSKIYDQSGNLIKELGGQNKDIMEPSEIPQVLEDAVIAIEDTRFYNHNGVDPIRIVGSLIANLRAGGIVQGGSTITQQLVKLSVFSTDFQDQTLERKSQEAWLSMQIEQEYSKEEILTLYLNKLFYSNNVYGAKTAAKEFFGKDIQDITLSEAALLAGIPQAPSTYDPYTNPKDAKERRDLVLGVMLDREMISQQQHDEAVNTSIESMLVELSDNSLNKRDLVIDAYLDVVAQEVQDKININIYTDGVEVYTNMDYQAQEKLYDTVNDNDAVVFPDDQMQTAASIIDVDNGQLVAVIGGRKQEVAMGLNRANTLNRSIGSTMKPLSAYGPAIEYLNFSTGTLVVDEPYTYSSGLDFYNFDFDYKGNMTLREALAGSRNVPAVKLLQAVGLDNAYAFLQKLDINIKNDQQRELVEANALGGEVTPIQLSAAYAAIANYGEYNKPYTVNRVVTSAGTEETFETESRQAMKETTAYMLTDILKGVPGVFASSSDIEGIYHAGKTGTTNYTDDELDGLGIDQGTYAAPDGWYVGMTPQYAISSWVGYDNRNEPGNYLTLEDTAIPQHIYREMMTYLMSDIPITDWEKPDNIVQVEIEKYTDPILLPGPYTPAEARSNELFITGQEPTQQSLAYGRYVNPPTGFYAEYDQDNQVINAQWGPITDSGQFELSVNGQVVYTGTNTAFQIPAASDGEYILRLRIVDGNSSSDVMVITLTLTTQEDSSEEESESEDETTSSEDESELPPPDENNPDQNGNDIPNSEENPNMFGAESLPQNSSW, encoded by the coding sequence ATGGCAACTGGAAGTCGTGTAGAACGAAAAAAATATAGAAGAAAAAAAGGTGAGCCAAAAAATAGCCCTAAAAGAAAACCTAAAAAAATAGTGAAACGTATTTTTATTTTACTAATCATGCTATTTTTTATTGCTGTTATTGGCGGTGCGGGAGTTTTCGGATATTATGCAATGAACTCGCCTGAAATTACAGTCACCGATTTACAAGGTCAAGTTTCGAGTAAGATATATGACCAGTCTGGTAATTTAATTAAAGAATTAGGTGGCCAAAATAAAGATATTATGGAACCTTCTGAAATACCTCAAGTATTAGAAGACGCAGTTATTGCTATAGAAGATACAAGATTTTACAATCATAATGGTGTGGATCCAATACGTATAGTCGGTTCTCTAATCGCAAACCTTCGGGCTGGAGGTATTGTACAAGGTGGTAGCACGATAACCCAACAACTAGTTAAGTTATCTGTCTTCTCAACTGACTTTCAAGATCAAACATTAGAACGTAAATCTCAGGAAGCTTGGCTTTCAATGCAAATAGAGCAAGAATACAGCAAAGAGGAAATTTTAACACTGTATTTGAATAAATTGTTCTATTCTAATAATGTCTATGGTGCAAAAACTGCCGCTAAAGAGTTTTTCGGGAAAGATATTCAAGATATCACTCTCTCTGAAGCCGCCCTCTTAGCAGGAATTCCACAGGCTCCATCTACTTATGATCCATACACAAATCCCAAAGACGCTAAAGAACGTCGGGATTTAGTCTTAGGAGTTATGTTAGATCGTGAGATGATTTCTCAACAACAACATGATGAAGCTGTTAATACTTCAATCGAATCAATGTTAGTTGAACTGTCAGATAACTCTCTGAACAAAAGAGATTTAGTTATTGATGCATATTTGGATGTTGTAGCTCAAGAAGTTCAAGATAAGATAAATATCAATATTTATACTGACGGTGTTGAAGTTTATACAAACATGGATTATCAGGCACAAGAAAAACTATATGATACTGTTAACGACAACGATGCTGTCGTCTTCCCAGATGATCAAATGCAAACTGCTGCCTCAATAATTGATGTTGATAACGGACAATTAGTAGCTGTTATCGGGGGTCGTAAGCAAGAAGTTGCAATGGGATTAAACCGTGCAAATACATTAAACCGTTCAATTGGTTCGACGATGAAACCTCTTTCTGCATATGGACCAGCTATAGAATATCTAAACTTCTCAACTGGAACCTTAGTAGTTGATGAACCGTATACATACTCAAGCGGACTTGATTTCTATAACTTTGACTTTGACTATAAAGGCAATATGACACTGCGTGAAGCTTTAGCAGGATCTCGTAACGTACCTGCTGTAAAACTTCTGCAAGCTGTTGGTTTAGATAATGCATATGCATTCTTACAAAAGTTGGATATAAATATAAAAAATGATCAGCAACGAGAGCTTGTAGAAGCAAATGCACTCGGTGGTGAAGTGACACCTATCCAATTATCAGCCGCATATGCCGCTATAGCGAATTACGGTGAGTACAACAAACCCTATACTGTTAACCGTGTTGTTACTTCTGCTGGAACGGAAGAAACTTTCGAAACTGAATCACGCCAAGCAATGAAAGAGACAACTGCTTACATGTTAACGGATATATTAAAAGGTGTACCTGGCGTATTTGCAAGTAGCTCAGATATTGAAGGTATTTATCATGCTGGTAAAACTGGCACAACAAACTATACAGATGACGAGCTTGATGGACTAGGTATTGATCAAGGAACTTATGCTGCTCCAGATGGTTGGTATGTTGGGATGACGCCTCAATATGCAATTAGTTCATGGGTTGGTTACGATAATCGTAATGAGCCTGGTAATTACTTAACTTTAGAGGATACTGCTATACCCCAACATATATATCGTGAAATGATGACTTACTTAATGTCTGATATCCCGATAACTGACTGGGAGAAGCCTGATAATATTGTTCAAGTTGAAATCGAAAAATATACTGATCCAATTCTATTACCTGGACCTTACACTCCAGCTGAAGCAAGATCAAATGAATTATTTATTACAGGGCAAGAGCCAACGCAACAATCATTAGCCTATGGTCGATATGTAAATCCACCTACAGGATTTTATGCTGAATATGATCAAGATAACCAAGTAATTAATGCTCAATGGGGCCCAATTACAGATTCTGGTCAGTTTGAGTTGTCAGTGAATGGTCAAGTTGTCTATACCGGAACCAACACTGCCTTTCAAATTCCTGCCGCAAGCGATGGTGAGTATATCTTAAGACTACGCATCGTCGACGGTAATAGTAGTTCTGATGTGATGGTAATTACACTTACATTAACGACTCAAGAAGATTCTTCTGAAGAAGAATCTGAGAGTGAAGATGAAACGACTTCATCCGAGGATGAATCTGAGTTACCTCCTCCGGACGAAAATAATCCAGACCAAAATGGAAATGACATACCGAATAGTGAAGAAAATCCAAATATGTTCGGTGCAGAATCCTTACCACAAAATAGTTCTTGGTAA
- the asnS gene encoding asparagine--tRNA ligase, which translates to MDTITMRQASDYVEKQVTIHAWVTNKRSSGKIAFLQLRDGHEYFQGVVLKNQVGEETFELVKHLGQETSVELTGIIQTDDRSSLGYELLVESIKVIGESNDYPITPKEHGTDFLMDHRHLWLRSSKQHAIMQIRNEIIRATYEFYNDRGFIKVDPPILTGSSPEGTTELFHTKYFEEDAFLSQSGQLYLEAAAMAFGKVFSFGPTFRAEKSKTRRHLIEFWMMEPEMANYNHEESLQVQEQYVAFVVRSVIDNCSSALSTLERDVALLEEYTKLPYPRVSYTDAIELLTANGFEDIEWGDDFGSPHETFIASKYERPIFIVNYPKAIKPFYMKINPEDPRTVLCADMIAPEGYGEIIGGSERESNYETMKENIINFGLDLDAYKWYLDISRYGSVPHSGFGMGLERVVAWLSGIEHIRETAPFPRLLNRLYP; encoded by the coding sequence GTGGATACAATTACAATGCGTCAAGCAAGCGACTATGTTGAAAAACAAGTTACAATCCATGCATGGGTTACTAACAAAAGAAGTAGTGGTAAAATAGCTTTTTTACAATTACGTGATGGACATGAATACTTCCAAGGGGTTGTACTTAAGAATCAAGTGGGAGAAGAAACGTTTGAATTAGTTAAGCATTTAGGTCAAGAAACAAGTGTGGAATTAACAGGAATTATTCAAACAGATGATCGTTCAAGTTTAGGTTATGAATTATTAGTCGAATCTATTAAAGTTATTGGGGAGAGTAATGATTATCCTATAACACCTAAAGAACATGGAACTGATTTCTTGATGGATCACCGCCACTTATGGTTACGATCATCTAAACAACATGCTATTATGCAAATTCGTAATGAAATTATCCGTGCTACTTATGAATTTTATAATGACCGTGGATTCATCAAAGTGGACCCACCAATCTTAACTGGTAGCTCACCAGAAGGAACGACTGAGTTATTCCATACGAAATATTTCGAAGAAGATGCTTTCTTGTCACAAAGTGGTCAATTATATTTAGAAGCTGCTGCAATGGCTTTTGGTAAAGTGTTTTCATTTGGACCTACTTTTAGAGCGGAAAAATCAAAAACTCGACGCCATCTAATTGAATTTTGGATGATGGAACCAGAGATGGCAAATTACAATCATGAGGAAAGCTTACAAGTTCAAGAACAATATGTGGCATTTGTAGTCCGTAGTGTGATTGATAACTGTAGTTCAGCTTTAAGTACATTGGAACGTGATGTAGCATTATTAGAAGAATATACAAAATTACCTTACCCTCGTGTATCTTATACGGACGCAATTGAACTATTAACTGCGAATGGATTTGAAGATATTGAGTGGGGAGATGATTTTGGTTCGCCACATGAAACTTTTATCGCAAGCAAGTATGAGCGTCCAATCTTTATAGTTAATTATCCAAAAGCAATAAAACCTTTCTACATGAAAATAAACCCTGAAGATCCTCGTACAGTACTATGTGCTGATATGATTGCACCAGAAGGATATGGTGAAATTATTGGTGGATCAGAACGTGAAAGTAATTATGAGACTATGAAAGAAAATATCATTAATTTTGGGTTAGATTTAGATGCTTATAAATGGTATCTAGATATTTCTCGTTACGGAAGTGTTCCTCACAGTGGATTTGGTATGGGTCTTGAACGTGTAGTTGCTTGGTTATCTGGAATTGAACATATAAGAGAAACAGCTCCGTTCCCAAGATTATTAAATCGTTTATATCCATAA